From the Verrucomicrobiota bacterium genome, the window CTTGAAGAGTAAGCGTCCAATCGACAGGACAACCATCCAAAGCCGAAATTTTTGAAAAAGAAAATTGACGCTTCCATTTTCCAAAAACGTTACAACGGCCCCACGTTTTCAGTACCACCATTAAACCCTGCGATAAGACGGTTTAGGACGATCATAGTCTTATTCCCTGCAAGTAATCCTTGTATCCATGAGCCGTTGGCTGAAAATTAAATGAACTATTTCTTGTCTATGTGTAAGAAAACCTTCGTTCCAACTCACAAGTGGGGTTAAGAATGATTCAAAAGATGAAGGAAACGGACCAGCAACAACTATTCGATGAATGGCTGAGAGATTATCGAGGGCTGTTTTTCAAAGTAGTGCGAGCCTATGCCTTCAATTCACACGACCAGGAGGATTTGTTTCAGGAAATCACCACTCAAGTTTGGAATTCAGTTCCAAAATACCGCGGTGAATCCAAGGCATCCACCTGGATCTACCGGGTAGCACTCTACTCTGCAATCGCTTGGTCGAAAAAAGAACGGAAACACCGGGACCATCATCAAGTAATGGGAGAACAAGAGCATACCTTGAAGGAAGTTTCTGTGGTTAGAAATCAACGACTCGACTGGCTGTATGAGCAAATAAGTCAGCTGGATGAGATCGACCGTTCCCTGACCCTGATGATGCTGGACGGGTACAGTTATAAGGAGATCTCATCCACTTTGGGGATAAGCGAAAGCAACGTAGGTGTGAAATTGAATCGTATCAAAAAAAGTTTAACTGAAAAATCGAACGAGGAAACCAACCATGGAATTTGAAGATATGAAAATAATCTGGGACTCACAGAACGAAGCACCTCTTTACGCCCTAAACGAGGAAGGACTGCATAACATCCTCAGGACCAAAACCCGTAAGTTCAAACGTGTGATCTGGTGGCAAGAATGGTTATCGTACGGCAGCACCCTTTTCGTATTAGCTGTAATCGTATTTTTTCTTACCTTCGGTTTCCTTTCACACCTTGGACTAGTCAACGAAATACCCAATGTTGGATTATGGGATGCATTAGCCCTTCTGTGTGCCGCTGCCTGTTGGGTGAAGTTTGCATTTAACATTTACTCCGGAAAGAAACAGCAGCTTGAACGAGAACAAAAATATTCAAGCAGCCTTTTGGACGATCTGGACCGCGATATTGATCAGGCCAACTATCAGATCGATAAGCGAAAACATATGATAAAAGTGTTTATGCCACCCTACGTAGGAGCCTTACTCTTCTTGCTCGTTATGTTCAGAGTAAGCGGTGATTCAGAATGGCTTATCGTGCCTGCTATCGGAGTAATGATCGTGGCAATGGCCTTCGAAATCTGGACACAGAAACGTTTAATCAGACGCAAGATTCAACCGCACAAGCAGGAATTGGAAATCCTTCGCAACAAGCTGACAAATCCGGAGAATTAAGAACTGGGCGAGTTGTTTATAGATCTCAGAATTAGTTCACAGATCGCTTCTTCTGCCCGGTGCTTAAGCTTGAAAAAAGAGAGGAGCAGGTGCTGAACTTTGCAGAAAGTGAAAAGTCAGTCATCCAAATTTACGACTTGTTCAAGTCCTCAAACTAGCACGTAATAACCCCATCGATATGAAAAAACATACTTCTACCCTATTCGTCTCAGCGATTTCCTTGATCACAGTTCTAGTCCTTGCTGCCGCTCCTTTGCAGGCTCAGAAAAAGGAGGTTAAACCTCTAAAAGTTCTTTTGATTACGGGCGGATGCTGCCACGCCTATGCCACCCAGCAACACATCCTCAAAAAGGGCATCGAAGCCCGTGCCCATGCGATTGTAGATCAGGTTCACACCGACGATTCAACCAACACCCCTCCGTTAGCCATCTACGGAAATCCAAACTATGCCAAGGGTTACGATGTGGTTATTCATGACGAGTGCGCTGCGGGAATGAACGATGTGGCTACCTTGAAAAATATCCTCGCTCCCCATCAAAATGGTATTCCCGGAGTAAATCTCCATTGCGCGATGCACAGTTACCGTGTTGGAGACCATAAAGTCCCGTCAACAGCTGG encodes:
- a CDS encoding ThuA domain-containing protein; this encodes MKKHTSTLFVSAISLITVLVLAAAPLQAQKKEVKPLKVLLITGGCCHAYATQQHILKKGIEARAHAIVDQVHTDDSTNTPPLAIYGNPNYAKGYDVVIHDECAAGMNDVATLKNILAPHQNGIPGVNLHCAMHSYRVGDHKVPSTAGTDDSLWFDYLGIQSSGHGPKEPIIIDFTNSKNVITKDMSGWATGPEELYNNVQVFPNAKGLATGSQHQPERKLKNGTVTSAQDTEAVVVWTNDYNGTRVFSTTIGHYDETVADDRYLDLVTRGLLWSCKKLNKSYLK
- a CDS encoding sigma-70 family RNA polymerase sigma factor, with product MKETDQQQLFDEWLRDYRGLFFKVVRAYAFNSHDQEDLFQEITTQVWNSVPKYRGESKASTWIYRVALYSAIAWSKKERKHRDHHQVMGEQEHTLKEVSVVRNQRLDWLYEQISQLDEIDRSLTLMMLDGYSYKEISSTLGISESNVGVKLNRIKKSLTEKSNEETNHGI